One window of the Sciurus carolinensis chromosome 8, mSciCar1.2, whole genome shotgun sequence genome contains the following:
- the Kmt2e gene encoding inactive histone-lysine N-methyltransferase 2E isoform X3, with the protein MSIVIPLGVDTAETSYLEMAAGSEPESVEASPVVVEKSNSYPHQLYTSSSHHSHSYIGLPYADHNYGARPPPTPPASPPPSVLISKNEVGIFTTPNFDETSSATTISTSEDGSYGTDVTRCICGFTHDDGYMICCDKCSVWQHIDCMGIDRQHIPDTYLCERCQPRSLDKERAVLLQRRKRENMSDGDTSATESGDEVPVELYTAFQHTPTSITLTASRVSKVNDKRRKKSGEKEQNISKCKKAFREGSRKSSRVKGSAPEIDPSSDGSNFGWETKIKAWMDRYEEANNNQYSEGVQREAQRIALRLGNGNDKKDVNKSELNTNNLLFKPPVESHIQKNKKILKSAKDLPPDALIIEYRGKFMLREQFEANGYFFKRPYPFVLFYSKFHGLEMCVDARTFGNEARFIRRSCTPNAEVRHEIEDGTIHLYIYSIQSIPKGTEITIAFDFDYGNCKYKVDCACLKDNLECPVLKRSSESTENINSGYETRRKKGKKDKDISKEKDTQNQNITLDCEGTANKIKSPETKQRKLSPLRLSVSNNQEPDFIDDIEEKTPISNEVEMESEEQIAERKRKMTREERKMEAILQAFARLEKREKRREQALERISTAKTEVKTECKDAQLVSDAEVIQEQVKEETANKPTPAKVNRTKQRKSFSRSRTHIGQQRRRHRTVSMCSDIQPSSPDIEVASQQNDIENTVLAIEPETETAVAEIITETEVPALNKCPTKYPKTKKHLVNEWLSEKNEKTGKPSDSLSERPLRITTDPEVLATQLNSLPGLTYSPHVYSTPKHYIRFTSPFLSEKRRRKEPTENISGSCKKRWLKQALEEENSAILHRFNSPFQERSRSPTVNGENKSPLLLNDSCSLPDLTTPLKKRRLYQLLNSVYSETSTPTPSPYATPTHTDITPMDPSFATPPRIKSDDETCRNGYKPIYSPVTPVTPGTPGNTMHFENISSPESSPEIKRRTYSQEGYDRSSTILTLGPFRNSNLTELGLQEIKTIGYTSPRSRTEVNRQCPGEKEPVSDLQLGLDAVETSALHKTMETPAHDRTEPNSQLDSTHSGRGTIYSSWVKSPDRTGVNFSVNSNLRDLTPSHQLEVGGGFRISESKCLMQDDARGMFMETAVFCTSEDGLVSGFGRTVNDNLIDGNCTPQNPPQKKKVSLLEYRKRQREARKSGSKTENFPLVSISLHASGNLSNNNGDGCVHSSENGEQVENMASLPLPTPAAVYNATSEETSNSCPAKEATVSEKNEPEVQWTASTSVEQVRERSYQRALLLSDHRKDKDSGGESPCVSCSPSHVQSSPSSHSNHISQLQAKGLAPSFSELMEDPDSENPEPTTTNECPSPDTSQNTCKSPSKTSKDTPPLSI; encoded by the exons ACCAGAATCCGTAGAAGCTAGCCCTGTGGTAGTTGAGAAATCCAACAGCTATCCCCACCAGTTATATACCAGCAGCTCACATCATTCACACAGTTACATTGGTTTGCCCTATGCG GACCATAATTATGGTGCTCGTCCTCCTCCAACACCTCCAGCTTCCCCTCCTCCATCAGTTCTTATTAGCAAAAATGAAGTAGGCATATTTACCACTCCTAATTTTGATGAAACTTCCAGTGCTACTACAATCAGCACATCTGAGGATGGAAGTTATGGTACTGATGTAACCAGGTGCATATGTGGTTTTACACATGATGATGGATACATGATCTGTTGTGACAAATGCAG tgtTTGGCAGCATATTGATTGCATGGGGATTGACAGACAGCATATTCCTGATACATATCTATGTGAACGTTGTCAGCCTAG GAGTTTGGATAAAGAGAGGGCGGTGCTGCTACAACGCCGGAAAAGGGAAAATATGTCAG ATGGTGATACCAGTGCAACTGAGAGTGGTGATGAAGTTCCAGTGGAATTATACACTGCATTTCAGCATACTCCAACTTCAATTACTTTAACTGCTTCAAGAGTTTCCAAGGTCaatgataaaagaaggaaaaaaagtggggagaaagaacaaaacatttcaaaatgtaaaaaa GCCTTTCGTGAAGGATCTAGAAAGTCATCAAGAGTTAAG GGTTCAGCTCCAGAAATTGATCCTTCATCTGATGGTTCAAACTTTGGATGGGAGACAAAAATCAAAGCATGGATGGATCGATATGAAGAGGCAAATAATAACCAATATAGTGAGGGTGTTCAGAGGGAGGCACAAAGAATAGCTCTTAGATTAGGCAatggaaatgataaaaaagaTGTGAATAAATCAGAATTGAACACCAACAATTTACTCTTCAAACCTCCTGTAGAG AGccatatacaaaagaataaaaaaattctgaaatctgcCAAAGATTTGCCTCCTGATGCACTTATCATTGAATACAGAGGGAAGTTTATGTTGAGAGAACAGTTTGAAGCAAAtggatatttctttaaaag aCCATacccttttgttttattctactctAAATTTCATGGGCTAGAAATGTGTGTTGACGCAAGGACTTTTGGGAATGAGGCTCGATTCATCAGGCGTTCTTGTACACCCAATGCTGAA GTGAGGCATGAAATTGAAGATGGAACCATACATCTTTACATTTATTCTATACAAAGTATTCCAAAGGGTACTGAAATTActattgcttttgattttgattATGGGAATTG TAAGTACAAGGTGGACTGTGCATGCCTCAAAGACAATCTAGAGTGCCCTGTTCTGAAACGTAGTTCTGAATCCACGGAAAACATCAACAGTGGTTATGAgaccagaaggaaaaaaggaaaaaaagacaaagatatttcaaaagaaaaagatacgCAAAATCAGAATATTACTTTGGATTGTGAAGGAACAGCCAACAAGATTAAAAgtccagaaacaaaacaaagaaagcttTCTCCCCTGAGATTATCAGTATCAAATAATCAG GAACCAGATTTTATTGATGATATAGAAGAAAAAACTCCCATTAGCAATGAAGTAGAAATGGAATCAGAGGAGCAGAttgcagaaaggaaaaggaagatg acaagagaagaaaggaaaatggaagcaATTTTGCAAGCTTTTGCCAGActtgaaaagagagagaaaagaagagaacaagCTTTGGAACGGATCAGCACAGCCAAAACTGAAGTTAAAACTGAATGTAAAGATGCACAGCTTGTCAGTGATGCTGAAGTTATTCAG GAACAAGTAAAAGAAGAAACTGCGAACAAACCAACCCCTGCCAAAGTGAATAGAACGAAACAGAGAAAAAGTTTTTCTCGAAGTAGGACTCACATTGGACAGCAGCGTCGGAGACACAGAACTGTCAGCATGTGTTCAGATATCCAACCATCTTCTCCTGATATAGAAGTTGCATCACAACAAAATGATATCGAAAATACTGTACTTGCCATAGAACCAGAAACTGAAACCGCAGTAGCGGAAATAATTACTGAAACTGAAGTCCCAGCACTTAATAAATGTCCTACAAAGTACCCCAAAACAAAGAAG cacTTGGTCAATGAATGGTTAAGtgagaagaatgagaagacagGAAAGCCTTCAGACAGCCTTTCAGAAAGGCCTCTGCGCATAACTACAGATCCAGAAGTGTTAGCTACACAGCTCAATTCTTTACCAGGTCTCACTTATAGTCCCCATGTGTACTCTACTCCTAAGCACTATATTAGATTTACTTCACCATTCCTTtcagaaaaaaggagaagaaaagaaccTACTGAAAACATTTCTGGCTCATGCAAAAAG CGATGGTTGAAACAAGctctggaagaagaaaattcagCAATTTTGCATAGATTTAATTCACCCTTTCAAGAAAGATCCAGAAGTCCTACAGTTAATGGTGAAAATAAAAGTCCGCTATTATTAAATGATAGCTGTTCCCTTCCAG ATTTAACTACACCACTAAAAAAACGAAGACTTTATCAGTTGCTAAATTCTGTTTACTCAGAAACCTCCACACCTACTCCTTCACCCTATGCTACACCAACTCATACAGATATTACTCCTATGGACCCATCATTTGCCACTCCTCCCCGGATAAAATCGGATGATGAAACTTGTAGAAATGGTTATAAACCCATATATTCACCAGTTACTCCAGTAACTCCTGGTACACCAGGAAATACCATGCACTTTGAG aatatttcttccCCAGAAAGTTCTCCGGAAATAAAGAGACGCACTTACAGCCAAGAG GGTTATGACAGATCTTCAACCATCTTAACATTGGGGCCTTTTAGAAATTCCAATTTAACTGAGCTGGGTCTGCAAGAAATAAAGACTATTGGTTATACCAGCCCTAGGAGTAGGACTGAAGTCAATAGGCAGTGCCCCGGAGAAAAGGAACCTGTGTCAGACCTTCAACTAGGACTCGATGCAGTTGAGACAAGTGCTTTACATAAAACCATGGAAACACCTGCACATGACAGGACTGAGCCTAACAGCCAACTGGACTCAACTCACTCTGGACGGGGCACAATATATTCTTCCTGGGTAAAGAGTCCTGACAGAACAGGAGTTAACTTCTCAGTGAACTCCAACCTGAGGGACTTGACACCCTCACATCAATTGGAGGTTGGAGGAGGCTTCCGAATAAGTGAGTCAAAGTGCCTGATGCAGGATGATGCTAGAGGCATGTTTATGGAAACAGCTGTGTTTTGTACTTCCGAAGATGGGCTTGTCTCTGGTTTTGGACGGACTGTTAATGACAATTTGATCGACGGGAATTGCACACCCCAGAAtccaccacaaaagaaaaag GTTTCTCTATTAGAATACCGTAAGAGACAACGAGAAGCAAGGAAGAGTGGCTCTAAGACAGAAAACTTTCCTCTGGTTAGTATATCACTTCATGCAAGTGGAAACCTGAGCAACAACAATGGAGATGGGTGTGTCCATAGTAGTGAAAACGGGGAACAGGTAGAAAACATGGCTAGCCTGCCTTTACCAACACCAGCTGCGGTTTATAATGCTACGTCTGAAGAAACCAGCAATAGCTGTCCTGCTAAAGAAGCTACTGTCAGTGAGAAGAATGAACCAGAAGTTCAGTG gactGCCTCCACTTCAGTGGaacaagtgagagaaaggagTTACCAGAGAGCTTTACTTCTTAGTGATCACCGAAAAGATAAAGATAGTG GGGGAGAATCACCTTGTGTCTCATGTTCACCGAGTCATGTTCAGTCTTCACCTTCATCTCATTCAAATCACATTTCCCAGTTGCAAGCTAAAGGCCTAGCCCCTTCTTTCAGTGAACTCATGGAAG acCCTGACTCTGAAAATCCAGAACCCACAACTACAAATGAATGTCCATCCCCAGATACTTCTCAGAACACTTGTAAGAGCCCTTCAAAAACGAGCAAG